In Halanaerobium praevalens DSM 2228, the DNA window AAATTGTGTTTACAGTCTGATTTAAATAAAATAGCTCTTGTTAGTGATATTAGAGGTAGAGAATTTTTTAATGAACTTTTTCAAGAGCTAGCTAAAATAGAGAAAATGAATTTAAATTATAATATTCTTTTTTTAGAAGCTTCAGATGATGTTTTAATCCGAAGGTATAAAGAAAGTAGAAGAAGACATCCTCTAGATGAAGAAGGAAGAGTCTTAGATTCAATTGAACGGGAAAGAAAATTATTAGAAGAATTAAGAGGTAGGGCAACAAAAATAATTGATACGGGTGAATTAAAGATAGATGAATTAAAAGCAGAATTAAATCAATTATTTTTTAGTGGACAAAAAAAGGACTTATTACATTTGAGTCTAATTTCTTTTGGCTTTAAATATGGAATTCCAAGAGATGCTGATTTAGTAATGGATGTTCGGTTTTTGCCAAATCCTTATTATGTAGACTCTTTAAAAGAAAAAACTGGTAATCAAATCGAGGTTCAAGATTATGTTTTAAAATGGCCAGTGACTAATAAATTTTATCATAAGTTTTTTGATTTAATCGATTTTTTACTGCCAGAATATGAAAAAGAAGGTAAAAGCCATTTATCGATAGCAATTGGATGTACTGGTGGTAAGCACCGCTCAGTGACTACAGTTAATAAATTAAAAGAATTTTTAGCAG includes these proteins:
- the rapZ gene encoding RNase adapter RapZ, which gives rise to MDFLLITGMSGAGKSLALNHFEDRGYFCVDNLPPALISKFAKLCLQSDLNKIALVSDIRGREFFNELFQELAKIEKMNLNYNILFLEASDDVLIRRYKESRRRHPLDEEGRVLDSIERERKLLEELRGRATKIIDTGELKIDELKAELNQLFFSGQKKDLLHLSLISFGFKYGIPRDADLVMDVRFLPNPYYVDSLKEKTGNQIEVQDYVLKWPVTNKFYHKFFDLIDFLLPEYEKEGKSHLSIAIGCTGGKHRSVTTVNKLKEFLAEKDFKISIEHRDLDK